A section of the Bacillus thermozeamaize genome encodes:
- a CDS encoding transposase, translating into MLVKQNEIPFTVVGEFFSETIPEYSETWSLGNETPLETEMRLFSACVRWAFNRLQEGVSREAIKKQGQALFGLNSRYVDDARLQAQGILESQKTLLARRIEETETKLSRARRKLSWAEKKLRRAEKKGVAVEERRRLAIAVQGRRYRVSALEKKLRELKMHEQNGTVPKVIFGGRKLWRKVSRKKVPREAWRAARRNVLYARGDRTKGGNPNLKITDDGMDFRLSVTLSHRSEQVGTDRLDRPKMTRAPRVEGRLWVSGKHRELLRRVLTEKIPYTVELKRGPDGRYRAHITFSLSAPMPTTETLRGFLGIDTNPDGLAVANVGRDGNPEPWPEELAVPFPKNLGKYDGEFQILLKPHGFFYLRVPELAHARGNRRTYLIGTLGRVIVDMAKALGKPIALENLAFAQGRMDTDRTFNRMASNFPHEKVLEAIFRRAQKEGVLVRFVRPEFTSTIGWYKYRKRFGVTVHEAAALVIGRRALGFREQIPQSLRRAIVERLKGSSAPVEGTRMTRKAGSGHARKVDLLKLEEQLERHNGLALWQQTSFASVWRTLRRLAFAFR; encoded by the coding sequence ATGCTCGTGAAGCAGAACGAGATCCCTTTCACCGTGGTGGGGGAATTTTTCTCGGAAACGATCCCGGAGTATTCGGAAACGTGGAGCCTCGGGAATGAAACGCCCCTGGAGACGGAGATGCGCCTTTTTTCGGCATGTGTGCGCTGGGCGTTTAACCGGCTCCAGGAAGGCGTTTCTCGGGAAGCGATCAAAAAGCAGGGGCAGGCTCTCTTCGGCCTGAATTCCCGCTACGTTGATGATGCCCGGCTCCAGGCGCAGGGCATCCTCGAATCCCAGAAGACTCTGCTTGCCCGGCGCATCGAGGAGACGGAGACAAAACTCTCCCGCGCCCGGCGGAAGCTTTCCTGGGCGGAGAAGAAGCTTCGCCGCGCCGAAAAGAAGGGCGTCGCCGTGGAAGAACGCCGGCGTCTTGCGATTGCCGTACAGGGTCGCCGCTATCGTGTGTCCGCTTTGGAAAAGAAGCTCCGGGAACTCAAGATGCATGAGCAAAACGGCACCGTTCCCAAGGTGATCTTCGGCGGGCGGAAGCTCTGGCGGAAGGTGTCGCGGAAGAAGGTTCCCCGGGAAGCGTGGCGTGCGGCGCGGAGGAACGTGCTCTACGCCCGCGGAGACCGCACCAAGGGCGGGAACCCGAACCTGAAGATCACTGACGACGGAATGGATTTTCGCCTGTCCGTCACGCTCTCGCATCGATCCGAGCAGGTCGGCACGGACCGCCTCGACCGCCCGAAGATGACGCGGGCCCCGCGGGTCGAAGGCCGCCTTTGGGTGTCGGGGAAGCACCGAGAACTTCTCCGCCGTGTGCTGACCGAGAAGATTCCGTATACAGTGGAACTCAAGCGCGGGCCGGACGGCCGCTACCGGGCGCACATCACGTTTTCCCTTTCTGCGCCCATGCCGACGACAGAGACATTGCGGGGTTTTCTAGGCATTGACACTAACCCCGACGGGCTGGCCGTGGCAAACGTAGGGCGCGATGGGAACCCGGAACCTTGGCCTGAAGAATTAGCCGTACCATTTCCGAAGAACCTTGGCAAGTACGATGGCGAGTTCCAGATCCTTCTCAAACCTCACGGGTTTTTCTATCTTCGGGTTCCAGAACTTGCCCATGCCCGCGGGAATCGGCGGACGTATCTCATCGGCACCCTGGGGAGAGTGATCGTAGATATGGCCAAGGCGCTGGGGAAGCCGATCGCCTTAGAGAACCTGGCGTTTGCCCAGGGGCGGATGGATACAGACCGGACCTTCAACCGGATGGCGTCGAACTTTCCGCACGAGAAGGTGCTTGAGGCCATCTTTCGCCGGGCGCAGAAAGAAGGCGTCCTTGTCCGCTTCGTGCGTCCGGAATTTACGTCGACGATCGGTTGGTACAAATATCGCAAGCGTTTTGGCGTTACGGTGCATGAGGCAGCAGCGCTGGTGATCGGTCGCAGAGCGCTAGGATTCCGAGAGCAAATTCCGCAAAGTCTCCGCCGCGCGATCGTGGAACGCCTAAAGGGCTCTTCCGCACCTGTGGAAGGAACCCGGATGACCCGAAAGGCGGGGAGCGGCCACGCGCGGAAGGTGGACTTGCTCAAACTTGAAGAACAACTTGAACGCCATAACGGCCTTGCGCTATGGCAGCAGACCTCGTTTGCCTCCGTGTGGCGAACGCTTCGAAGATTGGCCTTTGCCTTTCGGTAA